From a single Arachis hypogaea cultivar Tifrunner chromosome 3, arahy.Tifrunner.gnm2.J5K5, whole genome shotgun sequence genomic region:
- the LOC112791278 gene encoding uncharacterized protein translates to MVFSSMLVVSVARVSGEAWQWAACIGEPLTTEQLVDLLCCFPLHQLGRLALCLCSFFCLPNPDSYYYYSSYLPSDDDDDDDDLADDHDDYSSSTSIDFDDDFYYHSHSD, encoded by the coding sequence ATGGTGTTCAGCAGCATGCTGGTGGTGTCAGTGGCACGTGTCTCCGGTGAGGCGTGGCAGTGGGCGGCGTGCATTGGTGAGCCACTCACGACGGAGCAGTTGGTGGATCTTCTCTGCTGCTTCCCTCTTCACCAATTGGGTCGTCTTGCTCTCTGCCTCTGCTCTTTCTTCTGCCTCCCGAACCCTGAttcctactactactactcctctTACCTtccttctgatgatgatgatgatgatgatgatcttgCTGATGATCATGATGATTATTCTTCTTCCACCTCCATTGACTTTGATGATGACTTCTACTACCATTCCCATTCTGATTGA